A DNA window from Aquarana catesbeiana isolate 2022-GZ linkage group LG01, ASM4218655v1, whole genome shotgun sequence contains the following coding sequences:
- the CHCHD10 gene encoding coiled-coil-helix-coiled-coil-helix domain-containing protein 10, mitochondrial, translating into MPRGGRSVSSRQAASPAPSHAPAPAHPPPSAVSVAPAPSQGPGLMAQMATTAAGVAVGSAVGHVLGGALTGAFSGGSSEPAKPTVQEAPKPPTYAQQPQSTYGPCHYELKEFLNCATNNDDLILCEGFSEALKQCKHNYGISSLI; encoded by the exons ATGCCCCGAGGTGGTCGCAGTGTCTCTTCTCGCCAAGCTGCCAG CCCAGCACCTTCTCATGCCCCGGCTCCAGCACACCCACCGCCCTCGGCTGTGTCCGTAGCTCCAGCTCCGTCTCAGGGGCCCGGGCTGATGGCTCAGATGGCTACTACAGCAGCTGGAGTGGCTGTGGGCTCTGCAGTGGGACACGTTCTAGGTGGAGCCCTTACTGGCGCTTTCAGTGGAGGTAGCTCGGAGCCAGCAAAGCCCACTGTACAG GAGGCTCCAAAGCCCCCCACCTACGCCCAGCAGCCACAGTCTACTTATGGTCCCTGCCATTATGAATTGAAGGAATTCTTGAACTGTGCTACCAATAATGATGACCTGATCCTGTGTGAGGGATTTAGTGAAGCCCTAAAGCAGTGCAAACACAACTATG GTATCTCTTCCCTCATTTAA